In a single window of the Microbacterium sp. SL75 genome:
- a CDS encoding PLP-dependent aminotransferase family protein — protein sequence MTLVDRATSALVDHRTAVVSAEALAARLGRWATTDATLSASLADGIARLVREGELRGGDRLPSERTLAATVAVSRGTVVSAYARLYEDGILDRRQGSGTRIAGAAPTAARSRAGRGEALYASLSSNIDLLRAVPAIAPRAVEIVHRHRPVLDATTAEADPAGLPALRALIAQTVTDDGTPTTPAQILVTHGGQQALSLLVEELVSPGDTVLTENVSWPGLTDAVRRRGGLVHGIRLTADGIDVAELEAAIVVRRPVLIALNPHNHNPTGIQTHPLVRQRIADLAAEHGITVVEDRVLAHLSFDGVTPPSLAALRPDAPIIAVESLSKWAWEGLRVGWVRADPVLVRRLRGLRQTTDLSTSVPAQLLALDLLAEAPALRRDAVVTHREAALRAGALLTSHLPDWEWRPPRGGLCIWARMPVGSAAAFARHAAAFGVSVAGSAAFSSDIDTDDRIRVPITSPLLDEGLRRLADAWEGYRDRD from the coding sequence ATGACCCTCGTCGACAGAGCCACTTCCGCCCTGGTGGACCACCGGACGGCTGTCGTCTCGGCCGAAGCCCTCGCCGCGCGCCTCGGACGCTGGGCGACGACCGACGCGACTCTGTCCGCCAGTCTCGCCGACGGCATCGCCCGCCTCGTCCGTGAGGGAGAACTGCGCGGCGGAGACCGCCTCCCCTCGGAACGCACCCTCGCCGCGACCGTCGCCGTCTCGCGCGGCACGGTCGTCAGCGCGTACGCGCGGCTGTACGAGGACGGCATCCTGGACCGCCGGCAAGGCAGCGGGACGCGGATCGCGGGGGCGGCGCCCACCGCCGCGCGCTCACGGGCCGGGCGCGGCGAGGCCCTCTACGCATCGCTGTCGTCGAACATCGATCTGCTGCGCGCGGTACCGGCGATCGCGCCGCGCGCCGTCGAGATCGTGCACCGTCACCGACCGGTGCTCGACGCCACCACCGCCGAGGCCGACCCCGCGGGCCTGCCCGCCCTGCGCGCACTGATCGCCCAGACCGTGACCGACGACGGAACGCCCACCACGCCCGCGCAGATCCTCGTCACGCACGGCGGCCAGCAGGCGCTCAGCCTCCTCGTGGAAGAGCTCGTCTCCCCCGGCGACACCGTGCTCACCGAGAACGTCAGCTGGCCCGGACTCACGGACGCGGTGCGCCGCCGCGGCGGCCTGGTGCACGGCATCCGCCTGACCGCCGACGGGATCGACGTCGCAGAGCTCGAGGCCGCCATCGTCGTGCGCCGCCCCGTGCTCATCGCCTTGAACCCGCACAATCACAATCCGACCGGCATCCAGACCCACCCGCTCGTCCGACAGCGGATCGCCGACCTCGCGGCCGAGCACGGCATCACCGTGGTGGAGGATCGCGTGCTCGCGCACCTGTCATTCGACGGCGTCACTCCCCCCTCGCTCGCGGCCCTGCGGCCGGACGCGCCGATCATCGCCGTCGAGTCGCTGTCGAAGTGGGCCTGGGAGGGTCTGCGGGTGGGGTGGGTGCGCGCCGATCCAGTACTCGTGAGGCGCTTACGGGGCCTCCGCCAGACGACGGATCTGTCGACGAGCGTGCCCGCCCAACTGCTCGCGCTCGATCTGCTCGCCGAGGCGCCCGCACTGCGACGGGATGCCGTCGTGACGCACCGCGAGGCCGCCCTGCGCGCCGGCGCCCTCCTGACGTCGCACCTGCCCGACTGGGAATGGCGACCGCCCCGCGGAGGCCTCTGCATCTGGGCCCGGATGCCGGTGGGCTCGGCCGCGGCGTTCGCGCGGCACGCTGCGGCTTTCGGCGTCTCGGTCGCCGGGTCGGCCGCGTTCTCGTCCGACATCGACACCGACGATCGGATTCGTGTGCCGATCACCTCGCCCCTGCTCGATGAGGGACTGCGGCGACTCGCCGACGCGTGGGAGGGATATCGAGATCGCGACTGA
- a CDS encoding SAV_915 family protein, with product MRKEILVPPALYLPLVDDPDGQGQLAVVQKLADGRRGLLAYTALDRLADACGHEQPWMLLMTSQLDRIRQVQPFDVVAFDIDVPPHSRRGGRLG from the coding sequence ATGCGCAAAGAGATCCTCGTTCCGCCGGCCCTGTACCTTCCCCTCGTGGATGATCCCGACGGTCAGGGCCAGCTCGCGGTCGTTCAGAAGCTCGCCGATGGTCGGCGTGGACTGCTCGCCTACACCGCACTCGACAGGCTTGCCGACGCATGTGGTCATGAACAGCCCTGGATGCTGTTGATGACGTCGCAGCTCGATCGGATCCGGCAGGTCCAGCCCTTCGATGTCGTCGCCTTCGACATCGATGTGCCACCACATTCTCGTCGGGGAGGGCGGCTCGGATGA
- a CDS encoding ATP-binding protein, producing the protein MTMLETLFGLIPAASRGQQWVAEDLQLINWGGYDGTHRVRFAPTATLLCGGSGSGKSTLMDAYVALMMPHTTPFNGASNGAVVGRPRGQEQRNILSYGRGKLDESRTDEGTKVRVLRGDGVDTWTAIAMTWADHDGARFTAVRAWYIPAAARTLDDAVKVRATVHGAFDLRQLDRAAQSHLSDSAVRATGLDTLATDREFSARLHAVLGIGAAGAGTKAMSLLARIQAGQQITTVDDLYKRMVLEEPETLVVADAVVTHFDGLESTRTRMLEARQQVRALQPIRGMKTRIDDAAERLRLIDALGRLGDPDSRASLWRAQRRVDLLEAVEAELRERTHATDALVRERQSLADAAEAEREGLGDVLRAAGGDRLDAAQRELRNLERRLAGMQRDRERFEAALAVLSVEVATEKQFAALVAEARRTLADADAKSAVRNAFVAASSRHTDLRQQLAALETEHRRTQTRDDNIPQRLHEAREALAEAAGLTAAELPFVAELVDVRTEFEPWRGAFTLALGGFATTLLVDAAHLASFRSAIDGVRLAERLRFEGVPTDLPERGGLDPATLPGRLEFRRSPFTGWLQDRLEQQFAFVCVDSVSELSQHRMALTISGQTSQGARGAHGGSARQSILGFSSRVRLTELGEQIVTVRRDLATAKTAVDEAAAALDAFDNRRGALEKIADLSWDQVDVASVQRELDRWNETVVDITAGNPRIAELQEQISGAKARVARLREEIGGAKTEQQALAARWAEITDDVDAAQILLERAEDLEMTLTPDEVAYLDGLFVAPSGDDLSPSQRLARFDAALESASKRLLEEQRSAQETWSDQRESLRRTMTAFTDRWPSPNLLADPDDSLGDFERILADLEASGLHELEAEWRDSLLRLSGNDLTSLDSALTRALREIRERIAPINDIMQDLPFYDDEHRLQIVPRESQSEVRKRFRRELRDVRAAIDAASSDEEREAVYGRMARLIGRIRPTAPDFADLVDVRNHVRVSAERFRADTGEHVALYDHIGEKSGGESQELIAFIVGAALRYQLGDAGAERPRYAPVFLDEALIKADAHFTKRAIGAWRGLGFQLVIGAPNDKYSAIEPHVDVEYDILKDTRGRSWAKAKVGLAAE; encoded by the coding sequence ATGACGATGCTCGAGACGCTGTTCGGGCTGATCCCCGCGGCATCGCGTGGGCAGCAGTGGGTCGCCGAAGACCTCCAGCTCATCAACTGGGGTGGCTACGACGGCACGCACCGTGTGCGCTTCGCGCCGACCGCGACGCTGCTGTGCGGCGGGTCGGGCTCGGGCAAGTCGACGCTCATGGACGCCTACGTGGCGCTCATGATGCCGCACACCACCCCCTTCAACGGCGCGTCGAACGGCGCGGTCGTGGGGCGCCCGCGCGGGCAGGAGCAACGCAACATCCTCTCGTACGGCCGCGGCAAGCTCGACGAGTCGCGCACCGACGAGGGCACCAAGGTGCGGGTGCTGCGCGGCGACGGCGTCGACACGTGGACCGCGATCGCCATGACGTGGGCCGATCACGACGGCGCCCGGTTCACCGCGGTGCGCGCCTGGTACATCCCGGCGGCAGCGCGCACGCTCGACGACGCCGTCAAGGTGCGCGCAACCGTGCACGGCGCGTTCGACCTGCGCCAGCTCGACCGGGCGGCGCAGAGCCACCTCTCCGACTCCGCGGTCCGGGCCACGGGCCTCGACACCCTCGCGACCGACCGCGAGTTCTCGGCGCGGCTGCACGCGGTGCTCGGCATCGGGGCGGCGGGCGCGGGAACGAAAGCCATGAGCCTTCTCGCGCGCATCCAGGCCGGGCAGCAGATCACCACCGTCGACGACCTGTACAAGCGCATGGTGCTCGAGGAGCCCGAGACGCTCGTCGTCGCCGACGCCGTCGTCACGCACTTCGACGGACTCGAGTCGACGCGTACGCGCATGCTCGAAGCCCGCCAGCAGGTGCGTGCGCTGCAGCCCATCCGCGGGATGAAGACGCGCATCGACGACGCCGCCGAGCGCTTGCGCCTGATCGACGCGCTCGGCCGTCTGGGCGACCCCGACTCGCGCGCCTCGCTCTGGCGCGCCCAGCGCCGGGTCGACCTGCTCGAAGCGGTCGAGGCCGAGCTGCGCGAGCGCACCCACGCCACCGACGCGCTCGTGCGCGAACGCCAGTCCCTCGCCGACGCCGCCGAAGCGGAGCGCGAGGGACTCGGCGACGTGCTGCGCGCAGCCGGCGGTGACCGGCTCGACGCCGCCCAACGCGAGCTCCGGAACCTCGAGCGGCGCCTCGCCGGCATGCAGCGCGACCGCGAGCGATTCGAGGCGGCGCTGGCGGTGCTGTCGGTCGAGGTCGCCACCGAGAAGCAGTTCGCCGCCCTCGTCGCCGAGGCGCGTCGCACCCTCGCCGACGCGGATGCCAAGAGCGCGGTGCGCAACGCCTTCGTCGCCGCCAGCAGCCGGCACACCGATCTGCGCCAGCAGCTCGCCGCCCTCGAGACCGAGCACCGGCGCACGCAGACCCGCGACGACAACATCCCACAGCGTCTCCACGAAGCCCGCGAAGCTCTCGCCGAGGCCGCGGGACTCACCGCCGCCGAGCTGCCCTTCGTCGCCGAGCTCGTCGACGTGCGCACCGAGTTCGAGCCGTGGCGCGGGGCGTTCACCCTCGCCCTGGGCGGATTCGCGACGACACTGCTCGTCGACGCCGCGCATCTGGCATCCTTCCGCTCCGCGATCGACGGCGTGCGCCTCGCCGAGCGACTGCGCTTCGAGGGCGTTCCCACCGACCTGCCCGAGCGCGGCGGGCTCGACCCCGCGACCCTTCCCGGGCGCCTCGAGTTCCGCCGCTCCCCCTTCACCGGGTGGCTGCAGGACCGACTCGAGCAGCAGTTCGCCTTCGTGTGCGTCGATTCCGTATCGGAGCTGTCGCAGCACCGCATGGCCCTGACCATCTCGGGACAGACGAGCCAGGGCGCACGCGGCGCTCACGGCGGGTCGGCGCGTCAGAGCATCCTGGGATTCTCGTCGCGCGTGCGCCTCACCGAGCTCGGCGAACAGATCGTCACCGTGCGCCGCGACCTCGCCACCGCCAAGACCGCGGTCGATGAGGCCGCCGCCGCCCTCGACGCCTTCGACAACCGGCGCGGTGCCCTCGAGAAGATCGCCGATCTGTCGTGGGACCAGGTGGACGTGGCATCCGTTCAACGCGAACTCGACCGCTGGAACGAGACCGTGGTCGACATCACCGCGGGCAACCCCCGCATCGCCGAGCTGCAGGAGCAGATCTCGGGCGCGAAGGCCCGCGTGGCGCGCCTGCGCGAGGAGATCGGCGGAGCCAAGACCGAGCAGCAGGCGCTGGCCGCGCGCTGGGCCGAGATCACCGACGACGTGGATGCCGCGCAGATCCTGCTCGAACGGGCCGAAGACCTCGAGATGACGCTCACCCCCGATGAGGTCGCCTACCTGGACGGGCTGTTCGTGGCGCCCTCCGGCGACGACCTCTCGCCGTCGCAGCGACTCGCACGCTTCGACGCGGCCCTCGAGTCCGCGTCGAAGCGCCTGCTCGAGGAACAGCGGAGCGCGCAAGAGACGTGGAGCGACCAACGCGAGAGCCTCCGCCGCACGATGACCGCGTTCACCGACCGGTGGCCGAGCCCCAACCTGCTCGCCGACCCCGACGACTCGCTCGGCGACTTCGAGCGGATCCTCGCCGACCTCGAGGCCAGCGGCCTGCACGAGCTCGAAGCGGAGTGGCGCGACTCGCTGCTACGCCTGTCGGGCAACGACCTCACCAGCCTCGACTCCGCTCTCACCCGGGCCCTGCGCGAGATCCGCGAACGCATCGCGCCGATCAACGACATCATGCAGGATCTGCCGTTCTATGACGACGAGCACCGGCTGCAGATCGTGCCGCGCGAGAGCCAGTCCGAGGTGCGCAAGCGCTTCCGCCGGGAGCTCCGCGACGTGCGGGCCGCGATCGACGCCGCCTCATCCGATGAGGAGCGCGAAGCCGTGTACGGGCGGATGGCGCGGCTCATCGGCCGCATCCGGCCGACCGCACCCGACTTCGCCGACCTCGTCGACGTGCGTAACCACGTGCGGGTCAGCGCCGAGCGCTTCCGCGCCGACACCGGCGAGCACGTCGCCCTCTACGACCACATCGGCGAGAAGTCGGGAGGCGAGTCGCAGGAGCTCATCGCCTTCATCGTCGGCGCCGCTCTGCGGTATCAGCTCGGGGATGCCGGTGCCGAACGGCCGCGGTATGCCCCGGTGTTCCTCGACGAGGCGCTCATCAAGGCCGACGCCCACTTCACCAAGCGCGCGATCGGCGCGTGGCGCGGCCTCGGCTTCCAGCTCGTCATCGGGGCCCCGAACGACAAGTACAGCGCGATCGAACCGCACGTCGACGTCGAGTACGACATCCTCAAGGACACGCGCGGGCGCTCGTGGGCGAAGGCGAAGGTGGGGCTGGCGGCGGAGTGA
- a CDS encoding DUF4194 domain-containing protein, whose product MPMTDIDPSAPDTDTPAFISPVAMENDPDALFAGDRGILDADVRRVLVRILQRRFLVAENSPAEWKLLLEHQQMIESRLNDLFVRLVVDHARGVAYKEQVRSDDVDVPILLKDEAYSRAETLVLVYLRTVFQRETTAGTASARVDVEEVEQTVLTYFSETDGTRASQQRAVRTAIARLDREGIIEEESEGRYRIGPLIEIVLSAEVLRELQRWLEEQIPDAGTPAAVLDEADADTEVVASGEFEEESA is encoded by the coding sequence ATGCCGATGACTGACATCGACCCGTCCGCCCCCGACACGGACACCCCCGCGTTCATCTCGCCCGTCGCGATGGAGAACGATCCCGACGCGCTGTTCGCCGGGGACCGCGGCATCCTGGACGCCGACGTGCGGCGCGTGCTGGTGCGCATCCTGCAGCGGCGCTTCCTCGTCGCCGAGAACTCCCCCGCCGAGTGGAAGCTGCTGCTCGAGCACCAGCAGATGATCGAGTCCCGCCTGAACGATCTGTTCGTGCGGCTCGTCGTCGACCACGCGCGCGGGGTCGCCTACAAGGAACAGGTGCGCAGCGACGACGTCGACGTGCCGATCCTGCTCAAGGACGAGGCGTACTCTCGCGCCGAGACGCTCGTGCTCGTCTATCTGCGGACCGTGTTCCAGCGCGAGACGACCGCCGGCACCGCCTCGGCCCGCGTCGACGTCGAAGAGGTCGAGCAGACCGTGCTCACCTACTTCAGCGAAACGGACGGCACGCGCGCGAGCCAGCAGCGGGCCGTCCGCACCGCCATCGCCCGTCTCGATCGCGAGGGCATCATCGAGGAGGAGTCCGAGGGGCGCTACCGCATCGGCCCGCTCATCGAGATCGTGCTCAGCGCCGAGGTCCTCCGCGAGCTCCAGCGCTGGCTGGAAGAGCAGATCCCGGATGCCGGCACCCCGGCGGCGGTCCTCGACGAGGCGGACGCCGACACCGAGGTCGTGGCATCCGGAGAATTCGAGGAGGAGAGCGCATGA
- a CDS encoding DUF3375 domain-containing protein: MSSTRTEAAYLRSVTAFKNPTLDLLHGRFAPFVVAVLSIVFTPDRPAVAVADAHVEVAEAIEELRAAGIDTDDDRRIPAGSAREICRGWVRVGWLGLQIEDDVEVYRLSAHAVGALEIAGRAGGGRARVSRSRVRTLLDAVDRLARDAESDPARRREALLEERAALDAEIAALDEGIVEPLDDDHLLEEAENVIHLARELPADFSRVAESIAAMQRDVVAELRRDVRPTGEVLREYLERGRQVMQATPEGRAFQGALRLIGDPENIDDLTDQLHAVLAQPFSRLMTPEQRGELDAIARRVEAGVQEVLTAQRRASHVITAQVRTHDPIRDRQVDDLLRAVMAGLHRWSQTRSPGRVEPVRTLPLADIGHLRRSLSDVRPPGAPEPLASGDEDVEFVDADTRAWGGPHYPELEAYVATLGEGFDLATAFAAAGADTRRPVDLVGLLEIVHRGGLIETDDVSIVEAVRPDGTTRRFAFGAVTASRTTETDADD, translated from the coding sequence GTGAGCAGCACCCGAACCGAAGCCGCGTACCTGCGCTCGGTGACGGCGTTCAAGAACCCGACCCTCGACCTGCTGCACGGACGCTTCGCGCCGTTCGTCGTCGCGGTGCTGTCGATCGTCTTCACCCCCGACCGCCCCGCCGTCGCGGTCGCCGACGCCCACGTCGAGGTCGCGGAGGCGATCGAGGAGCTGCGGGCCGCGGGCATCGACACCGACGACGACCGGCGGATCCCCGCGGGTTCCGCTCGAGAGATCTGCCGCGGATGGGTGCGCGTGGGGTGGCTCGGTCTGCAGATTGAAGACGACGTCGAGGTGTACCGGCTCTCGGCGCACGCGGTCGGCGCCCTCGAGATCGCCGGTCGCGCCGGCGGCGGGCGCGCGCGCGTCTCGCGCTCTCGCGTGCGGACCCTGCTCGATGCCGTCGACCGGCTCGCGCGCGACGCCGAGAGCGACCCCGCCCGTCGCCGCGAGGCGCTGCTCGAAGAGAGAGCGGCCCTGGACGCCGAGATCGCCGCCCTCGACGAGGGGATCGTCGAACCTCTCGACGACGATCACCTGCTCGAAGAGGCCGAGAACGTCATCCACCTCGCGCGAGAACTCCCCGCCGACTTCTCGCGCGTGGCCGAGTCGATCGCCGCGATGCAGCGCGACGTGGTCGCCGAGCTGCGTCGCGACGTGCGCCCCACCGGCGAGGTGCTGCGCGAATACCTCGAGCGCGGGCGCCAGGTGATGCAGGCCACCCCCGAGGGCCGCGCGTTCCAGGGCGCGCTGCGTCTGATCGGCGACCCCGAGAACATCGACGACCTCACCGACCAGCTGCACGCGGTGCTCGCCCAGCCCTTCTCGCGCCTCATGACGCCCGAGCAGCGCGGCGAGCTCGACGCGATCGCGCGCCGCGTCGAGGCCGGCGTGCAGGAGGTGCTCACCGCCCAGCGGCGGGCCTCGCACGTCATCACCGCGCAGGTGCGCACCCACGACCCCATCCGCGACCGCCAGGTCGACGATCTGCTGCGCGCGGTCATGGCGGGCCTGCACCGCTGGAGCCAGACCCGCTCCCCCGGCCGCGTCGAGCCCGTGCGGACGCTCCCCCTCGCCGACATCGGGCACCTGCGCCGGTCTCTCAGCGACGTGCGTCCTCCCGGGGCGCCGGAGCCCCTGGCATCCGGAGACGAGGACGTCGAATTCGTCGACGCCGACACGCGCGCGTGGGGCGGGCCGCACTACCCCGAGCTCGAGGCCTACGTCGCCACCCTCGGCGAGGGCTTCGACCTCGCGACCGCGTTCGCCGCAGCCGGGGCCGACACCCGGCGCCCGGTCGACCTCGTGGGCCTGCTCGAGATCGTCCACCGCGGAGGACTGATCGAGACCGACGACGTCTCGATCGTCGAGGCCGTCCGCCCCGACGGCACGACCCGTCGCTTCGCCTTCGGGGCGGTCACCGCCTCCCGCACGACAGAAACGGATGCCGATGACTGA
- a CDS encoding glycosyltransferase family 39 protein codes for MTSPVPLARWWREPRWARIALTLIVAGFVVLTCWNLSRGGDFSFYEASARSMSQSWHALFFGAFDPDATVTLDKLSGFAVPQALSIRLFGMSISAIALPQVIEGVVTVVACAVLALRWGGRGAGLLVAAAAASTPIFVSMFAHPMEDGLLTMALAVALVWWQRAVLTARWWPLVLCAVFIGVGFQAKMMAAWFVLPALVAGTHIATPGWRRGLVRAGAVTGAALAASVAWITVVALVPADARPYIDGSTTNDVFAMVFGYNGLDRFVPGAVPGSVGASSSTGGLGATLAALGHALTTPAPSGSGGSPTLTKLLELPLVSQIGWLYPAALAGIALGLWRYLPRRGRPRTPLSTARLPLVVVAAVWFATAAAVLSFTHVPHTAYVAALGVPMVLLVAVAWVEGVRLLRAPLRRWRLALPAVVVVQAAWWVALIGQARLPAVLLVPAIAIGALGLAVGVTAALASPGSLPRLGRAAPAALAVALICLPVATSLQVLDDARDGSGGDAYVGVTARGGHPDETFTVSSPSIWGGTPQMSPAVAQIAEAARQHGGGENGTPLFVTDSWALSSQVIDATGSSVLTDGGYSGHVPVFTTDDLEQMVQTGHARVFVVASGAPEGDPVRRVATGPGCHEVKEWDFSQSKEGGEINKVTGATLYQCTGG; via the coding sequence GTGACCTCTCCCGTCCCTCTCGCGCGCTGGTGGCGCGAACCCCGGTGGGCACGGATCGCGCTGACGCTGATCGTCGCGGGTTTCGTCGTGCTGACCTGCTGGAACCTCTCGCGCGGCGGTGACTTCTCCTTCTACGAGGCTTCGGCCCGGTCGATGTCGCAGTCGTGGCACGCGCTCTTCTTCGGGGCCTTCGATCCGGATGCCACGGTCACCCTCGACAAGCTCAGCGGCTTCGCCGTGCCCCAGGCGCTCAGCATCCGTCTCTTCGGGATGTCGATCTCGGCCATCGCCCTCCCCCAGGTGATCGAGGGTGTCGTCACCGTCGTCGCGTGCGCGGTGCTGGCCCTCCGCTGGGGAGGACGCGGCGCCGGGCTGCTCGTCGCCGCCGCGGCGGCCTCGACCCCGATCTTCGTGTCGATGTTCGCCCACCCGATGGAGGACGGGCTGCTCACCATGGCCCTCGCCGTGGCCCTGGTGTGGTGGCAGCGCGCGGTGCTCACCGCGAGATGGTGGCCGCTGGTGCTCTGTGCGGTGTTCATCGGCGTGGGCTTCCAGGCGAAGATGATGGCCGCGTGGTTCGTCCTTCCCGCCCTCGTCGCGGGCACCCACATCGCGACCCCGGGATGGCGTCGTGGCCTCGTTCGCGCCGGAGCCGTCACGGGCGCCGCGCTCGCGGCATCCGTCGCCTGGATCACCGTGGTCGCCCTCGTTCCCGCCGACGCGCGCCCCTATATCGACGGGTCGACGACGAACGACGTCTTCGCGATGGTCTTCGGATACAACGGCCTCGACCGCTTCGTGCCCGGAGCGGTCCCGGGCTCGGTGGGCGCCTCGAGCTCCACGGGCGGGCTCGGCGCGACCCTCGCCGCCCTCGGCCATGCGCTCACGACGCCCGCCCCCTCCGGCTCGGGAGGCTCCCCGACCCTCACGAAACTGCTGGAGCTGCCGCTCGTGAGCCAGATCGGCTGGCTGTACCCGGCGGCGCTCGCCGGTATCGCCCTGGGCCTCTGGCGGTATCTGCCCCGACGCGGCCGCCCACGCACGCCGCTGAGCACGGCCCGCCTGCCGCTCGTCGTCGTCGCCGCGGTGTGGTTCGCGACTGCCGCGGCCGTCCTCTCCTTCACCCACGTGCCGCACACGGCGTACGTCGCTGCCCTCGGCGTCCCGATGGTTCTGCTCGTCGCCGTCGCCTGGGTCGAGGGGGTACGGCTGCTTCGTGCGCCCCTCAGACGGTGGCGGCTCGCGCTGCCGGCCGTCGTCGTGGTGCAGGCCGCCTGGTGGGTCGCGCTCATCGGCCAGGCGCGTCTGCCCGCGGTGCTGCTGGTCCCCGCGATCGCGATCGGAGCGCTCGGGCTCGCGGTGGGCGTGACCGCCGCCCTGGCATCACCCGGTTCGCTCCCCCGTCTCGGCCGTGCCGCCCCGGCCGCTTTGGCCGTCGCCCTGATCTGCCTGCCCGTGGCGACCAGCCTCCAAGTGCTCGACGACGCGCGCGACGGCAGCGGAGGCGACGCCTACGTCGGCGTCACCGCGCGCGGCGGCCACCCCGACGAGACGTTCACGGTCTCGTCCCCTTCGATCTGGGGCGGAACCCCGCAGATGAGCCCCGCGGTCGCGCAGATCGCCGAGGCTGCCCGTCAACACGGCGGCGGCGAGAACGGCACCCCGCTCTTCGTGACCGACTCGTGGGCCCTGTCGTCGCAGGTGATCGACGCCACCGGCTCGAGCGTGCTCACCGACGGCGGCTACAGCGGACACGTGCCCGTGTTCACGACGGACGACCTCGAGCAGATGGTCCAGACGGGTCACGCGCGGGTGTTCGTCGTGGCATCCGGTGCTCCCGAGGGCGACCCGGTGAGACGCGTGGCGACCGGCCCCGGCTGCCACGAGGTGAAGGAATGGGACTTCAGCCAATCGAAGGAGGGCGGCGAGATCAACAAGGTCACCGGCGCCACTCTCTATCAGTGCACGGGTGGGTGA
- a CDS encoding cellulase family glycosylhydrolase, translated as MSVWRKNRSFTRRALRRAAAIVAGATLVAAGAIASPASAATALPGWLSTNGSTIVTASGAPFTIKAAAWFGMETSNCAPHGLWSIPLDDGLAAIAGMGFNAIRLPFSNECLAAKTSNSINANANPGLVSLTPLQLMDTVIARAKAHGLSVILDRHRPDSAAQSELWYTAQYSEQRWIDDWKMLAARYKNESAVIGVDLHNEPHGSACWNCGDPARDWRAAATRAGNAVLAVNPNLLIIVEGVERQNDGSSTWWGGGLKDAGAAPVALEVKNRVVYSPHDYPASVYAQTWFSASGYPANLEAVWDANWGYLVRGNIAPVLLGEFGTKLETASDRAWLDALVGYLAKTKISYAYWSFNPNSGDTGGLVGDDWRTPQKAKLAALAPILTPVASPAPQPNPAPTATPKPTASPTVSPKPTASPKPAAPSPSPTASPTPAPTPKPGASAAAGITATWVPQSTWGEGYVAELTVTATGPVKKWSVSFDAPGTTAVSNAWGMSCSVAAGRVTCTGSAWAAALAPGQSVRVGLQAAATRAPSAPKLIVTAS; from the coding sequence ATGTCCGTTTGGCGCAAGAACCGCTCGTTCACGCGTCGTGCGCTGCGGCGCGCTGCGGCTATCGTCGCGGGCGCAACCCTCGTCGCCGCGGGGGCGATCGCCTCTCCCGCGTCTGCCGCGACGGCGCTGCCCGGCTGGCTCTCGACCAACGGGTCGACGATCGTCACGGCATCCGGTGCACCGTTCACCATCAAGGCGGCCGCGTGGTTCGGCATGGAGACCTCGAACTGCGCCCCGCACGGGCTGTGGTCGATTCCCCTCGACGACGGCCTCGCCGCAATCGCGGGGATGGGGTTCAACGCCATCCGCCTCCCCTTCTCGAACGAGTGCCTCGCCGCCAAGACGTCGAACTCGATCAATGCGAACGCCAACCCGGGACTGGTCTCGCTCACCCCCCTGCAGCTCATGGACACCGTGATCGCGCGGGCCAAGGCGCACGGTCTCTCGGTGATCCTCGATCGGCACCGTCCTGATTCCGCGGCCCAGAGCGAGCTCTGGTACACCGCGCAGTACAGCGAACAGCGGTGGATCGACGACTGGAAGATGCTTGCCGCTCGCTACAAGAACGAGTCCGCCGTCATCGGCGTCGATCTGCACAACGAACCTCACGGGTCGGCCTGCTGGAACTGCGGCGACCCCGCGCGCGACTGGCGCGCGGCGGCCACCCGCGCCGGCAATGCGGTGCTGGCGGTGAACCCGAACCTGCTCATCATCGTCGAGGGCGTCGAACGCCAGAACGACGGATCGAGCACGTGGTGGGGCGGCGGCCTGAAAGACGCGGGCGCCGCACCGGTCGCTCTCGAGGTGAAGAACCGCGTGGTCTACTCGCCGCACGACTACCCGGCGAGCGTCTACGCGCAGACCTGGTTCTCGGCATCCGGTTATCCCGCCAATCTCGAAGCGGTGTGGGATGCCAACTGGGGTTACCTCGTGCGGGGGAACATCGCTCCCGTGCTGCTCGGAGAGTTCGGCACGAAGCTCGAGACGGCGAGCGACCGCGCCTGGCTCGACGCGCTCGTGGGGTACCTCGCGAAGACCAAGATCAGCTACGCCTACTGGTCGTTCAACCCGAACAGCGGCGACACCGGTGGGCTCGTCGGCGACGACTGGCGAACCCCGCAGAAGGCCAAACTCGCCGCTCTCGCGCCGATCCTGACACCGGTCGCCTCGCCGGCGCCGCAGCCGAACCCCGCGCCGACGGCCACGCCGAAGCCGACGGCGTCTCCCACGGTGTCACCGAAGCCGACGGCGTCTCCCAAACCGGCGGCTCCCAGCCCGTCGCCCACCGCGTCGCCCACCCCTGCACCCACGCCGAAGCCGGGTGCGAGCGCGGCGGCTGGCATCACCGCTACCTGGGTTCCGCAGAGCACCTGGGGCGAGGGATACGTCGCCGAGCTCACGGTGACCGCCACCGGGCCGGTGAAGAAGTGGTCCGTATCCTTCGACGCCCCCGGCACCACCGCGGTGTCGAACGCGTGGGGCATGAGCTGCTCCGTGGCCGCGGGCCGTGTCACGTGCACCGGAAGCGCCTGGGCGGCTGCGCTCGCTCCCGGTCAGAGCGTGCGGGTGGGCCTGCAGGCGGCAGCCACGCGGGCACCGTCCGCTCCGAAGCTCATCGTCACGGCATCCTGA